A DNA window from Alligator mississippiensis isolate rAllMis1 chromosome 11, rAllMis1, whole genome shotgun sequence contains the following coding sequences:
- the LOC109280710 gene encoding synaptotagmin-2-like has protein sequence MSALPALPQDSSVLSAHLQSQINEAEHLQVFLGVGLALLCFSLLLGCAICWRRSRWHKHNSSKNRVLEQTLVDLRPALPSKTTAVAIQQQNTRIVGEAANDLPGSPGCGSPPNRTVLSRTSLSSYPFSQALNLPSMLLEGWEHRRNISRDSIFYDEHRPLTSPMQGACLHQSYTVPENLSSTGSKPWPQLHFTLLYSQSEATLTVTVIGVSHLPKVSRSSRSSYVKVYLLPRFIEPQRTAVRRKSLNPEFQEQFQFGRYSLEELRGFTLRFAVYMKTRSLKDLFIGEVLFPCAQVTWNPKVSSSYSWELSTTKTKLRKCLSSQDVSSSISSSQPRSMGQLFLLLQYQALANRIKVLIRKAENLSRLTRVPGTPDHYIVIHLYHNGKIIDTKETKGIAGYNPVWNTPFLFSIPAGDIQQQQLSLEFIVMQVRIYTRSCTLGRVLIGPNAPEAGLIHWKEMCSRGQVESARWHLIQPDASRLSP, from the exons AGCATTTGCAGGTTTTCCTTGGAGTGGGGCTGGCTCTTCTATGCTTCAGTCTTCTTCTGGGCTGTGCCATTTGCTGGCGTCGAAGCAGGTGGCATAAGCACAACAGCAGCAAAAACCGGGTGCTGGAGCAGACGCTGGTGGACCTGAGGCCTGCTCTGCCTTCCAAGACCACTGCTGTGGCCATCCAGCAGCAAAACACAAGGATAGTAGGAGAGGCAGCCAATGACTTACCGGGTTCCCCCGGTTGCGGCAGCCCACCAAACCGCACAGTCCTCAGCAGGACCTCTTTATCCAGCTACCCTTTCTCCCAGGCGCTCAACCTGCCCTCTATGCTGCTGGAGGGCTGGGAGCACCGGCGCAACATCTCCAGGGACAGCATTTTCTATGATGAGCACAGGCCACTGACAAgccccatgcagggagcctgcctcCACCAGTCATACACCGTGCCAGAGAACCTGTCCAGCACTGGTTCCAAACCATGGCCCCAGCTCCATTTCACTTTGTTGTATTCACAGTCTGAGGCAACCCTTACCGTGACCGTGATTGGCGTCTCCCATCTCCCCAAGGTGTCCCGAAGCAGCCGCAGCTCCTACGTCAAGGTGTACCTGCTCCCCAGGTTCATCGAGCCCCAGCGCACGGCTGTGCGCAGAAAGAGCCTGAACCCAGAGTTTCAAGAGCAGTTCCAGTTTGGCCGCTACAGCTTGGAGGAGCTGAGGGGCTTCACACTGCGCTTTGCAGTCTACATGAAGACTCGCAGCCTCAAGGATTTGTTCATCGGGGAAGTGTTGTTCCCATGTGCCCAAGTCACCTGGAATCCCAAGGTGTCCTCCAGCTATTCCTGGGAGCTCTCAACCACCAAAACCAAACTCAGAAAG TGTCTCAGTTCCCAAGACGTGAGCTCCAGCATTTCGTCCTCCCAACCCAGATCCATGGggcagctcttcctcctcctccagtatCAGGCTCTGGCCAACCGTATCAAGGTGCTGATCCGCAAGGCAGAGAATCTGAGTCGGCTCACACGCGTGCCAGGCACACCAG ACCACTACATTGTGATTCACCTTTACCATAATGGCAAAATCATTGACACAAAGGAGACCAAGGGCATCGCAGGCTACAACCCTGTCTGGAACACGCCCTTCCTCTTCAGCATCCCAGCAGGAgacatccagcagcagcagctgtccctAGAGTTCATTGTGATGCAG GTTCGTATCTATACACGCAGCTGCACCCTGGGCCGAGTGCTGATTGGTCCCAATGCCCCAGAAGCGGGGCTGATCCACTGGAAGGAGATGTGTAGCCGAGGGCAAGTGGAATCAGCACGGTGGCATTTAATACAACCGGATGCTTCTAGACTTAGTCCTTGA